One window of the Podospora pseudocomata strain CBS 415.72m chromosome 7, whole genome shotgun sequence genome contains the following:
- a CDS encoding hypothetical protein (EggNog:ENOG503NV48; COG:E): MASRNNPTTWDQYERGGMSRTGSVSSIGNRSVQFENESLLGRSVDSNQDDGEWPHLRRRRSSITNRLTALTDIGGVNSIRSFTRSWQRAAGFSEVIPQRPSFVFAPDQAHQPIQYGRSPIDTAEQGSAERTSLLHEHFQAAANQQSLADQPIREERESPEPGASFSPGRQVAAADYREREAKALEQELGGPLFRTGSHQSMSGTSIFAIPPHLATPSIVGSYGSNIDYGTIRSNVSRASMAEAAALWQQQQESGANVPDDEIAPILVKEVEQDGKIVLAVEGQSTLPQTVFNSTNVLIGVGLLSLPMGIKYAGWIIGMVALFLCAAVTAYTAKLLAKCMDLDPSLITFSDLAFISFGRNARIATSVLFTLELLAACVALIVLFADSLDLLFPGFLSVNGWKVFCAAILIPLNFMPLRLLSFTSILGIFSCLSIVLILLLDGFLKPTTPGSLIEPAKTYLLPENWLTLPLSFGLLMSPWGGHSVFPNIYRDMRHPYKYAKALKYSFSFTTVADNAGFIGRSMYFRGVMKVVVRVVVIIVFLVIAILFPAFDSIMAFMGSALCFTICVTLPLAFYLKLFASEIQSKERIAVMSMMILSTILSVIGTIWAFLPKSWIGAEKVAADPTYFQ; this comes from the exons ATGGCCTCGAGAAATAACCCCACCACCTGGGACCAGTATGAGCGCGGCGGAATGTCACGAACCGGCAGTGTTTCTTCGATAGGGAACAGGAGTGTACAGTTTGAAAACGAGTCTCTCCTAGGAAGGAGTGTGGACTCCAACCAGGACGATGGCGAGTGGCCACACctgagacggaggag atcctccatcaccaaccgccTGACTGCCCTGACAGACATCGGCGGTGTCAACAGTATCCGTTCCTTCACCCGCAGTTGGCAGCGTGCGGCCGGTTTCAGTGAAGTTATCCCCCAACGACCCTCGTTCGTCTTTGCGCCAGACCAAGCCCACCAGCCGATTCAGTATGGCCGAAGTCCCATCGACACGGCCGAACAAGGCTCCGCCGAGAGGACCTCCCTGCTCCACGAGCACTTccaggccgctgccaaccAACAAAGTCTCGCTGACCAGCCCATCagggaggaaagggaaagcCCCGAGCCAGGCGCGAGCTTCTCTCCAGGCCGCCAGGTCGCTGCCGCTGACTACCGTGAACGGGAGGCGAAGGCCCTCGAGCAGGAACTAGGGGGACCATTGTTCCGGACTGGCAGTCATCAGTCGATGTCGGGCACTTCGATCTTTGccattcctcctcatctAGCGACGCCCTCGATTGTGGGAAGCTACGGATCTAACATCGACTATGGCACAATACGGTCCAATGTCAGCAGGGCGTCCATGGCCGAGGCGGCTGCgctttggcagcagcagcaggagagcGGTGCCAATGTTCCAGATGACGAAATTGCCCCTATTTTGGTCAAGGAGGTGGAGCAGGATGGCAAGATTGTTCTGGCTGTCGAGGGTCAGTCTACGCTGCCCCAGACTGTGTTCAATTCGACCAA CGTCTTGATCGGCGTTGGTCTCCTGAGCTTGCCCATGGGTATCAAGTATGCCGGTTGGATCATAGGCATGGTGGCCTTGTTCCTATGCGCTGCAGTAACGGCTTATACGGCCAAACTCCTCGCAAAGTGTATGGATCTGGACCCCAGCCTGATCACCTTTTCCGACCTGGCCTTCATCTCTTTCGGACGCAATGCGCGAATAGCGACCAGTGTGCTTTTTACGCTCGAGCTTCTCGCTGCATGTGTTGCGCTGATTGTGTTGTTTGCTGACTCTCTTGATCTGCTGTTTCCCGGGTTCTTGTCTGTAAATGGGTGGAAAGTGTTTTGCGCCGCGATACTGATACCTCTGAACTTTATGCCACTGCGGCTGCTGAGTTTTACGAGTATTCTTGGTATCTTTTCCTGTCTCAGCA TTGTGCTCATCTTGTTGCTCGACGGGTTCTTGAAGCCAACTACACCTGGTTCCCTCATTGAGCCGGCAAAGACCTACCTTCTCCCTGAGAACTGGTTGACTTTGCCGCTGTCTTTCGGGCTGCTCATGTCTCCTTG GGGCGGGCACAGTGTGTTTCCAAAT ATCTATCGTGACATGAGACATCCCTACAAGTACGCCAAGGCGCTCAAGTATTCCTTCTCATTCACC ACCGTTGCCGACAATGCTGGTTTCATTGGGAGGTCGATGTATTTCCGTGGGGTGATGAAGGTGGTCGTCCGTGTCGTGGTCATCATTGTGTTCTTGGTCATTGCGATTCTCTTCCCGGCCTTTGATAGCATCATGGCCTTCATGGGGAGCGCTTTGTGCTTCACCATTTGCGTGAC CTTGCCATTGGCCTTTTACCTGAAGCTCTTCGCGAGTGAGATTCAGAGCAAGGAGAGAATCGCAGTCATGAGCATGATGATTCTGTCGACGATTCTAAGTGTCATCGGAACTATCTGGGCCTTTTTGCCCAAGAGCTGGATTGGTGCCGAGAAGGTTGCTGCTGACCCCACCTACTTTCAGTGA